A single window of Montipora capricornis isolate CH-2021 chromosome 14, ASM3666992v2, whole genome shotgun sequence DNA harbors:
- the LOC138032047 gene encoding craniofacial development protein 2-like, giving the protein MKTPLKSKQVLNVACWNVRTMLDKADSSRPERRSALVAHELSRLNIDITALSEVRLADEGSLMEHGAGFTLYWSGKPSTERRLSGVGFMVRNSFASKLDRLPTGHSDRIMSMRLPLEGKQHLTLFSVYAPTLLADPADKDIFYSDLRRLLSNTPEDDKFLILGDFNARVGKDSQAWQGVLGRHGVGNCNDNGRLLLELCEEHKLAITNTIFQQKDSLKTTWMHPRSKHWHLLDYVLLRKRDLKDVLHTRVMPSAECHTDHRLVRCKLRLQFKPKHKEKGNPKKKLNIGSLCREEVKAKFQADLQKKSRRIPLHK; this is encoded by the coding sequence ATGAAAACACCGTTGAAAAGTAAGCAGGTCCTAAACGTTGCCTGCTGGAACGTCAGGACCATGCTTGATAAGGCTGACAGCAGCCGTCCGGAACGCCGTTCAGCTCTTGTAGCGCATGAACTCTCCCGACTTAACATCGACATAACTGCTCTCAGTGAGGTCCGTCTTGCAGACGAGGGTAGCCTCATGGAACACGGCGCTGGCTTCACCCTGTATTGGTCTGGGAAACCGTCAACCGAGAGACGCCTATCGGGCGTAGGTTTCATGGTGAGGAATTCTTTCGCCTCCAAACTGGACAGACTACCCACGGGTCACTCAGACCGCATCATGTCAATGCGCCTACCACTAGAGGGCAAACAACACCTCACGCTCTTCAGTGTCTACGCTCCCACTCTTTTGGCAGACCCTGCAGACAAAGACATCTTCTATTCCGATCTGCGCAGACTCTTGTCcaacactccagaagacgacaAGTTCCTTATCCTTGGCGACTTCAACGCTAGAGTTGGGAAGGACTCTCAAGCCTGGCAAGGAGTCCTCGGAAGACACGGCGTTGGTAACTGTAACGACAACGGGCGCCTCCTGCTCGAGCTCTGTGAAGAGCACAAACTTGCCATCACCAACACAATCTTTCAACAAAAAGACAGCCTGAAAACTACTTGGATGCACCCTCGGTCAAAACATTGGCACCTACTTGACTATGTGCTTTTGCGTAAACGGGACCTGAAAGACGTTCTACATACAAGAGTGATGCCTAGTGCAGAGTGCCACACTGATCACCGCCTCGTTCGCTGCAAGCTCAGACTGCAGTTTAAACCCAAACACAAGGAAAAAGGCAATCCCAAGAAGAAACTCAACATTGGCAGCCTGTGCCGGGAGGAGGTGAAAGCCAAGTTCCAAGCAGACTTGCAGAAAAAATCTCGACGAATCCCCTTGCACAAATGA
- the LOC138031211 gene encoding NPC intracellular cholesterol transporter 1-like, producing MLLRSAMLLFLLPAILFHAQVKSEECAKYHKKGYCVWYGQCTNDYKPKNCFYNGPAKELKDPEGVKLLNSICPELRGQRTCCDTKQLKSLVSSLQTMRQLTSRCPACWNNMRRLYCVLTCNKDQSVFLDPTSIDNKTILSISYFVSEKFKQGLYDSCKDVTFPEFNEKVMKLLCGTPAETCSPQKLLDYMGDTLNGYAPFKINFPRKLTTNLHWMNKTILKCNESFFDLQNNRTANPCSCLDCTQSSCPARQNESTNDSTVIRLVIRPTHPVPTGYHRFGDEKWIPFGPIFHLDLLNKALHLQNKISNMRVPFGSGHITLEDICYQPLAPQKHECTIPSIFQYFQNNNTRLNKCLTSMGDICNNETLTYDFKAYDFHDHILLCTRSPLSYDGRMNLPCRGAYGKAVMPYFVLRGFNGTNYKDASTLIITFLVNNFKDQTRLEKALAWEQAFVNFMRDYVNNPENENLTISYSAAERSIQDEMEHHGESNTDIDISV from the exons ATGTTGCTTCGTTCGGCGATGCTCCTGTTTCTGTTGCCGGCCATATTGTTCCATGCTCAG GTCAAAAGCGAAGAGTGtgcaaaatatcacaaaaaggGATATTGTGTCTGGTATGGTCAATGCACAAATGACTATAAACCCAAAAACTGCTTTTACAATGGACCAGCAAAGGAGCTTAAGGATCCAGAAGGTGTAAAATTATTGAACAGCATCTGCCCTGAACTACGTGGTCAACGTACTTGCTGTGACACTAAACAGCTAAAAAGTCTGGTCTCAAGCTTACAAACAATGAGACAACTAACATCTCGTTGCCCAGCTTGTTGGAACAACATGAGGAGGCTTTATTGTGTGTTGACGTGTAACAAGGATCAGTCTGTATTTTTGGACCCAACTTCTATTGACAATAAAACTATTCTTAGTATTAGTTACTTTGTATCAGAGAAATTCAAGCAAGGATTGTACGACTCCTGCAAAGACGTCACCTTCCCTGAGTTCAATGAAAAGGTGATGAAACTGCTTTGTGGAACACCAGCAGAAACATGTTCTCCGCAAAAGCTGCTTGATTACATGGGAGATACCTTAAATGGGTATGCTCCATTCAAAATTAACTTTCCACGAAAACTTACAACTAATCTTCACTGGATGAACAAGACAATCCTTAAATGCAATGAGTCATTTTTTGATCTTCAAAATAACAGGACAGCCAACCCATGCAGTTGTCTAGATTGCACACAGTCTTCATGCCCTGCGCGCCAGAACGAAAGTACGAATGATTCCACGGTCATTCGGCTGGTCATTCGTCCAACACATCCTGTTCCCACTGGTTACCACCGTTTTGGTGACGAAAAATGGATTCCATTTGGACCGATCTTTCATTTGGACTTATTAAATAAG gcTCTTCACCTTCAGAATAAGATTTCTAACATGAGGGTGCCATTTGGTTCAGGCCACATCACACTGGAAGACATCTGTTACCAGCCACTAGCTCCACAAAAACATGAATGTACCATTCCGAGCATCTTTCAGTACTTTCAGAACAATAACACAAGACTGAACAAGTGTCTTACCAGCATGGGAGACATCTGCAATAATGAGACGTTGACCTACGACTTCAAGGCTTATGATTTCCATGATCATATCTTGCTTTGCACAAG ATCTCCATTGTCATATGATGGCCGCATGAACCTTCCTTGCCGTGGTGCCTATGGAAAAGCAGTGATGCCATACTTTGTTCTCAGAGGATTCAACGGCACTAACTATAAAGACGCATCAACGTTAATCATCACCTTTCTCGTCAACAATTTCAAAGATCAAACCAGACTTGAAAAAGCATTAGCGTGGGAGCAGGCCTTTGTAAATTTCATGCGAGACTATGTAAATAACCCTGAGAACGAAAATCTAACCATCAGCTACAGCGCCGCCGAACGATCCATACAGGATGAAATGGAACACCACGGAGAGAGCAACACCGATATTGATATCAGCGTTTAG